A single genomic interval of Bradyrhizobium sp. sBnM-33 harbors:
- a CDS encoding carbohydrate ABC transporter permease — protein MAPPIAFTIPFFLFYRWIGLLDTVTGLVLVYTSFNLPLVIWMMQPFFETVPRSLEEAALVDGASTRVVFLQIVLPMVAPGIAATAILCFLYAWNDFFFALILTRTNARTAPVAVVNFMNYEGWEWGKIAAGGSLVMAPVLIFSLAVRRYLVSGLTAGAVKG, from the coding sequence ATGGCGCCGCCGATCGCGTTTACGATTCCGTTCTTCCTGTTCTATCGCTGGATCGGGCTGCTCGACACCGTCACCGGACTGGTGCTGGTCTACACCAGTTTCAACCTCCCGCTGGTGATCTGGATGATGCAGCCGTTTTTTGAAACCGTGCCGCGGTCGCTGGAAGAGGCGGCGCTGGTCGACGGCGCGTCGACACGGGTCGTCTTCCTCCAGATCGTGCTGCCGATGGTCGCGCCCGGCATCGCCGCCACCGCGATCCTGTGCTTCCTCTACGCCTGGAACGACTTCTTCTTTGCGCTGATCCTGACGCGGACCAATGCACGGACAGCGCCGGTCGCCGTGGTCAACTTCATGAACTACGAGGGCTGGGAGTGGGGCAAGATCGCCGCGGGCGGCTCGCTGGTGATGGCGCCGGTCCTGATTTTCTCGCTCGCCGTGCGCCGCTATCTGGTGAGCGGGCTGACGGCGGGCGCGGTAAAAGGGTGA
- a CDS encoding NADPH:quinone oxidoreductase family protein encodes MKAVVVENYNSIDGISIKEIDTPGLAAGEVRVRIGAAAVGFVDGLKVQGLYQTKDPLPFVPGTEFAGTVDAVADNVGAFKPGMPVIGMARSGALAEYISVPSAALKHLPPQIPFEAGASFQANYLTGLYALDARASLREGEILLVLGAAGGVGIAAVQIGRLMGARVIAAASTAEKRDFAVRHGADQTIDYTQADWRETLKELTGGHGPDVIFDPVGGDVSLQAFRSIAWLGRHLVVGFASGTIPALAFNLPLLKGGALLGVDLAQIQKREPETHARLMAQLFDWLASGKLQPVVGKIVPFENFREAFKTMQSRSALGKMIVKFG; translated from the coding sequence ATGAAGGCGGTCGTTGTCGAGAACTACAATTCAATCGACGGCATCTCGATCAAGGAGATCGATACGCCCGGCCTCGCCGCGGGCGAGGTCCGCGTCAGGATCGGCGCGGCGGCAGTCGGCTTCGTCGATGGCTTGAAGGTGCAGGGTCTCTACCAGACCAAGGACCCGCTGCCGTTCGTGCCGGGGACGGAGTTTGCCGGAACGGTCGATGCCGTCGCCGACAATGTCGGCGCGTTCAAGCCGGGCATGCCGGTGATCGGCATGGCCCGTTCCGGTGCGCTGGCCGAATATATCTCTGTGCCATCTGCGGCGCTCAAGCATCTGCCGCCGCAGATACCCTTCGAGGCCGGCGCGTCGTTTCAGGCCAACTATCTGACCGGGCTGTACGCGCTGGATGCCCGCGCGTCGCTGCGCGAAGGCGAGATATTGCTGGTGCTGGGCGCGGCCGGCGGCGTTGGGATCGCCGCCGTTCAGATCGGCAGATTGATGGGCGCGCGGGTGATCGCAGCTGCCTCAACGGCGGAGAAGCGTGACTTCGCGGTTCGTCACGGCGCCGATCAGACCATCGACTACACCCAGGCGGATTGGCGGGAGACGCTGAAGGAATTGACCGGCGGGCATGGGCCGGATGTCATTTTCGATCCCGTCGGCGGCGACGTATCGCTGCAGGCGTTTCGCTCGATCGCCTGGCTCGGGCGGCACCTCGTCGTCGGATTCGCCTCCGGCACCATTCCAGCGCTGGCGTTCAACCTGCCGCTGCTCAAGGGCGGCGCGCTGCTCGGCGTCGACCTCGCCCAGATCCAGAAGCGCGAGCCGGAAACTCACGCCCGCCTGATGGCGCAATTGTTCGACTGGCTGGCATCGGGCAAATTGCAGCCCGTGGTCGGCAAGATCGTGCCGTTCGAGAATTTTCGCGAGGCGTTCAAGACCATGCAGTCGCGATCGGCGCTTGGCAAGATGATCGTGAAATTCGGCTGA
- a CDS encoding mechanosensitive ion channel family protein translates to MEDLLSKFEQAFAWVPQWLVGLGLVVGAIAVALFVYGISARIIKRAIGTRWPAVTLLLQRIAGPARLALCLVAVALVLPLAPLNDVLREQLRHFFVVAVIALVGWITVRAVDMGAARYLQRFRLDTDENFLARKHVTQVRVFKRVIDTLVVIIAVSTALMTFESVKQYGVSLFASAGAAGLIVGLAARPLLSNLIAGVQIAITQPIRIEDAVIIENEWGWIEDIASTYVVVRLWDWRRMVVPLSYFIERPFQNWTRDTQSLIGAITFHVDYCTDVSRIRQRLEEAVRESKLWDGAVVNLQVIEASPRSIELRALVSARSAPQSWDLRCEIREKLLTFIREEMPEAFPRERAMISPRLADFSDTFEHGEERSRSVPARAHS, encoded by the coding sequence ATGGAAGATCTTCTATCAAAATTCGAACAGGCGTTCGCTTGGGTGCCACAATGGCTGGTCGGGCTTGGCCTCGTCGTCGGCGCCATTGCCGTGGCGCTGTTCGTGTACGGTATTTCTGCAAGAATCATCAAACGCGCGATTGGGACACGCTGGCCGGCCGTGACGTTGCTTCTGCAACGGATCGCTGGTCCGGCGCGGCTGGCGCTTTGTCTGGTGGCCGTGGCGCTGGTGCTGCCGCTGGCGCCACTGAACGACGTGCTGCGTGAACAGCTCAGGCATTTTTTCGTCGTCGCCGTGATCGCGCTGGTCGGATGGATCACGGTTCGCGCGGTGGACATGGGGGCCGCGCGCTATCTGCAGCGGTTCCGCCTCGATACCGACGAGAATTTTCTCGCCCGCAAGCACGTCACCCAGGTTCGCGTCTTCAAGCGGGTGATCGATACCTTGGTCGTCATCATTGCCGTCTCCACCGCCCTGATGACCTTCGAATCCGTTAAGCAGTACGGCGTCAGCCTGTTCGCCTCAGCCGGCGCGGCCGGCCTGATCGTCGGCCTTGCCGCAAGGCCATTGCTCAGCAACCTCATCGCCGGCGTTCAGATCGCGATCACGCAACCGATCCGGATCGAGGACGCCGTCATCATCGAGAACGAATGGGGGTGGATCGAGGACATCGCCTCGACTTATGTCGTGGTCCGGTTGTGGGACTGGCGCAGGATGGTCGTGCCGCTGTCCTACTTCATCGAGCGTCCGTTCCAGAATTGGACCCGCGACACCCAGTCGCTGATCGGGGCCATCACCTTTCACGTCGATTATTGCACCGATGTCTCGCGGATCAGGCAGCGGTTAGAGGAGGCCGTGCGCGAGTCCAAATTGTGGGATGGCGCCGTGGTCAATCTCCAGGTGATCGAGGCCAGCCCGCGGTCGATCGAGCTTCGGGCGCTGGTCAGCGCCAGATCCGCGCCGCAATCCTGGGATCTCCGCTGCGAGATCAGGGAAAAGCTGCTCACCTTCATCCGCGAGGAGATGCCGGAAGCCTTCCCGCGCGAACGCGCCATGATATCGCCCCGGCTCGCCGACTTCAGCGACACTTTCGAGCACGGCGAGGAGCGGTCCCGTTCGGTCCCGGCGAGGGCGCACAGCTAG
- a CDS encoding carbohydrate ABC transporter permease, with product MVDAERRRFNRLALAPSLIVLFVIAGLPAIYLVVTSLTPFQLVNPGSSTDFSSPLRNYRLLPGDPRFVNSLWVQAKLSFWGVLLQVLLGMLLALLLHTQSRVVEFARTLFLIPMVLPPIVVAIIWKLIYTPDISPLYYAAGLLNVTMPSLTSSVDFALTAIIIADTWEWMPFTFLMVLAALQTIPEEFSEAALVDGANRLQIFFYITLPFITPILVISGMFRLIDSVKAFPLVFLLTGGGPGSVTEVTNYYAYLLAFDFNEIGYSSSVTIVMLLLVIAVSLGVVWMGRRREAMA from the coding sequence TTGGTTGACGCCGAGCGCCGCCGCTTCAATCGCCTCGCGCTGGCGCCGAGCCTGATCGTGTTGTTTGTGATCGCAGGCTTGCCTGCGATCTATCTTGTCGTGACCAGCCTGACGCCGTTCCAACTCGTCAATCCGGGATCGTCGACGGATTTCAGCTCGCCCTTGCGGAACTATCGCCTGCTTCCGGGCGACCCGCGCTTCGTCAATTCGCTATGGGTGCAGGCCAAGCTGTCGTTCTGGGGCGTGCTGTTGCAGGTCCTGCTCGGCATGCTGCTCGCGCTACTGCTGCACACGCAGTCGCGCGTCGTGGAATTCGCCCGCACTCTGTTCCTGATTCCGATGGTGCTGCCGCCGATCGTCGTGGCGATCATATGGAAACTGATCTACACGCCCGACATCAGCCCACTCTACTACGCCGCAGGCCTGCTTAACGTGACCATGCCGTCGCTGACTTCGAGCGTCGATTTCGCGCTGACCGCGATCATCATCGCCGACACCTGGGAATGGATGCCCTTCACCTTCCTGATGGTATTGGCCGCGCTGCAGACCATTCCGGAGGAATTTTCCGAAGCAGCCCTGGTCGACGGCGCCAACCGGCTGCAGATCTTCTTCTACATCACGCTGCCCTTCATCACGCCGATCCTGGTCATATCGGGCATGTTTCGCCTGATCGACAGCGTCAAGGCATTTCCGCTGGTGTTCCTCTTGACCGGCGGCGGGCCGGGCAGCGTCACCGAGGTGACGAACTATTACGCTTATCTGCTCGCATTCGACTTCAACGAAATCGGCTATTCCAGTTCGGTTACGATCGTGATGCTGCTGCTCGTCATCGCGGTTAGCCTCGGCGTGGTGTGGATGGGCCGCCGCCGCGAGGCCATGGCATGA
- a CDS encoding ABC transporter substrate-binding protein, with amino-acid sequence MTKKNPSHQSAGFSRRTLLQAGAVTFGAAAFPLPAIAQTKPFAGITLRGASFQHRFFTLLQNYIPEFEAQTGMKVDLQLSAFPVYNQQANLELSSGGSAFDFVNVTFILAARWVAAGLLANLDEFTGDPNLTPAEWNPKDFVEGAQVPYRDAKGATYAYSWEGGAMVMGLSRMDLMEKRGLKIPKTFAELEQVCAAMHGADNVSGIVSFQLHHWCLPPYIQGFGGNIFRKPPTDIMPTLNSPEAIQAVEYYANLLKNYAPRGVLTYTEDQARQSHMTGRSNIFIHSSAWITPILLSNDSKVKETSRVVRMPAGPVHDFPAANSQGLGIPKNAKNKKAAWEFIKWALSPEISMRLVKEHGHSSVCRRSVIESEEYRKLNTVNGQDLGSLYLEVLGLPAKGENYMAYRTVKEFPIVGDVLNKAFEQVATGQLTAQAAMNAAQEQAVANLRRAGTAL; translated from the coding sequence ATGACGAAGAAGAATCCGAGCCACCAGTCTGCGGGCTTCAGCAGGCGAACGCTGCTTCAGGCTGGCGCCGTCACCTTTGGCGCGGCCGCATTTCCCCTGCCGGCCATTGCGCAAACAAAACCGTTTGCCGGCATTACGCTGCGCGGCGCCTCCTTCCAGCACCGCTTCTTCACACTGCTGCAGAACTACATCCCGGAGTTCGAGGCGCAGACCGGCATGAAGGTCGATCTGCAGCTCTCCGCGTTCCCGGTCTACAACCAGCAGGCCAATCTCGAATTGTCGTCCGGCGGTTCGGCGTTCGATTTCGTCAATGTCACCTTCATCCTTGCCGCGCGCTGGGTGGCGGCGGGACTGCTCGCCAATCTCGACGAGTTCACCGGTGATCCCAATCTGACTCCGGCGGAATGGAATCCGAAAGATTTCGTCGAGGGCGCGCAGGTGCCCTACCGCGACGCCAAGGGCGCCACTTACGCCTACTCCTGGGAAGGCGGGGCCATGGTGATGGGCCTGTCGCGCATGGATTTGATGGAGAAGCGCGGTCTCAAGATACCGAAGACCTTTGCCGAGCTGGAGCAGGTTTGCGCCGCGATGCATGGCGCCGACAATGTCAGCGGCATCGTCAGCTTCCAGCTCCATCACTGGTGCCTGCCGCCCTACATCCAGGGTTTTGGCGGCAATATTTTTCGCAAGCCGCCCACCGACATCATGCCGACGCTGAATTCGCCGGAAGCTATCCAGGCCGTTGAATATTACGCGAACCTTCTGAAGAACTACGCGCCGCGCGGCGTGCTCACCTACACCGAGGATCAGGCGCGGCAATCCCACATGACCGGCCGCTCCAATATCTTCATTCATTCCAGCGCCTGGATTACGCCGATCCTGCTCTCGAACGACAGCAAGGTGAAAGAAACCTCACGCGTCGTCAGGATGCCGGCGGGCCCCGTGCATGATTTCCCAGCCGCCAACAGCCAGGGTCTCGGCATTCCCAAGAACGCCAAAAACAAGAAGGCGGCCTGGGAATTCATCAAATGGGCGCTCAGCCCTGAAATCTCGATGCGGCTCGTCAAGGAGCACGGCCATTCCTCGGTCTGCCGCAGATCCGTGATCGAGAGTGAGGAATACCGCAAGCTGAACACGGTCAACGGCCAGGACCTCGGCTCGCTCTATCTCGAAGTGCTGGGGCTGCCGGCCAAGGGCGAGAACTACATGGCCTATCGCACGGTGAAGGAGTTCCCGATCGTCGGCGATGTCCTCAACAAGGCGTTCGAACAGGTGGCGACGGGGCAGCTCACAGCTCAAGCTGCGATGAACGCGGCGCAGGAGCAGGCGGTGGCCAATCTCCGCCGGGCCGGGACCGCGCTTTGA
- a CDS encoding DUF3830 family protein, protein MSQLIVRAGEFTFQARFEEQLAPKTVAAFRKAMPFESQAIHVRWSGEGVWMPLGDLDFGVSYENHTSYPAPGQIILYPGGISETEILLAYGGVHFASKMGQLAGNHFITLTSGLENLTAFGKTVLWKGAQKIRFEEV, encoded by the coding sequence ATGAGCCAACTGATTGTCCGCGCCGGTGAATTTACTTTCCAGGCCCGCTTCGAGGAGCAACTGGCGCCGAAGACGGTTGCCGCCTTTCGCAAGGCGATGCCGTTCGAGAGCCAGGCGATCCATGTCCGCTGGAGCGGCGAGGGTGTCTGGATGCCGCTCGGCGATCTCGACTTCGGCGTCTCCTACGAGAACCACACCAGCTATCCCGCGCCCGGCCAGATCATTCTGTATCCCGGCGGCATCAGCGAGACCGAAATCCTGCTGGCCTATGGCGGCGTGCATTTTGCGAGCAAGATGGGCCAGCTCGCCGGCAATCATTTCATCACCCTGACTTCGGGGCTGGAGAACCTGACCGCATTCGGCAAGACCGTGCTGTGGAAGGGCGCGCAGAAAATCCGCTTCGAGGAAGTCTGA
- a CDS encoding LLM class flavin-dependent oxidoreductase, with the protein MPARIIGMIGTQQEGVAVHLIKGQISRQWVVDFTRLHEQWNYDSVLVGYYASAAEGFAIALYAADHTERIKFLIAHRPGSVAPALAARQVATFDQLTQARMALHIIAGTSDADQASEGDFLPKNDRYRRAGEYLEVMQKLWTSDSPIDHRGEFYRVEGGFSDIKPYQRPYPTLFFGGSSEGALEMGAKHCDVFAIFGEPLKETRERVQDFRRRAAAFGRNVGFNMSLRPIMADTEGAAWDKANALLADVERKTGAAPQPTNHSAERLLGYAARGDVHDERLWMGIARATGAPGNTSCLVGTPEQIAAAVLEYYRLGIHSFLLRGFENPHDTIAIGRDLIPLIKQGALAIDRQAEAAE; encoded by the coding sequence ATGCCCGCAAGAATCATCGGAATGATCGGCACCCAGCAGGAGGGCGTCGCGGTTCACCTGATCAAGGGACAGATATCGCGACAATGGGTGGTCGATTTCACCCGGCTGCACGAGCAGTGGAATTATGATTCCGTCCTGGTCGGATATTACGCCTCCGCCGCCGAAGGCTTTGCGATTGCACTCTATGCCGCCGATCACACCGAGCGGATCAAGTTTTTGATCGCGCACCGGCCGGGCTCGGTGGCGCCCGCACTGGCCGCGCGGCAGGTCGCAACCTTCGACCAGCTCACGCAGGCCCGGATGGCGCTGCATATCATCGCCGGCACCAGCGACGCGGACCAGGCGAGCGAAGGCGACTTCCTGCCCAAGAATGACCGCTATCGCCGCGCTGGTGAATATCTGGAAGTCATGCAGAAACTCTGGACCAGCGACAGTCCGATCGATCACAGGGGCGAGTTCTACCGCGTCGAGGGCGGTTTCTCCGACATCAAGCCCTACCAGCGGCCTTACCCCACCCTCTTCTTCGGCGGTTCGTCCGAAGGCGCGCTGGAGATGGGCGCCAAACATTGCGACGTGTTCGCGATCTTCGGCGAGCCGCTGAAGGAAACGCGGGAACGGGTGCAGGATTTCCGGCGGCGCGCAGCCGCCTTTGGGCGCAACGTCGGCTTCAACATGTCGCTGCGGCCGATCATGGCGGATACCGAAGGCGCGGCGTGGGACAAGGCGAACGCGCTACTGGCGGATGTCGAGCGCAAGACCGGCGCCGCGCCCCAACCCACCAACCACTCCGCCGAGCGCCTGCTCGGTTACGCCGCGCGCGGCGACGTCCATGACGAGCGGCTATGGATGGGAATTGCGCGCGCCACCGGCGCTCCCGGCAATACGTCGTGCCTGGTTGGAACGCCTGAACAGATCGCGGCAGCGGTGCTGGAATATTACCGGCTCGGCATTCATTCCTTCCTGCTGCGCGGCTTTGAGAATCCGCACGACACGATCGCGATCGGCCGTGACTTGATTCCACTCATCAAGCAAGGCGCGCTGGCGATCGACCGGCAGGCCGAAGCGGCCGAATAG
- the puuE gene encoding allantoinase PuuE: protein MAAPAYPRDFRGYGRNPPDPKWPGNARVAVQFVVNFEEGGENNVLDGDRASEAFLSDVLGAQPWPGQRHANIESMFEYGSRAGCWRLWRAFTERNLPVTVFGVAKALQRNPDVVAAMKEAGWDIASHSLRWIEHKDMSENEERTEIAAAIRVHTEATGQRPLGWYTGRTSINTLRLLMEAGGLLYLSDSYADDLPYWIKSRGSKPHLVIPYTLDANDMRFVNAQGFGGGDEFFTYLKDSFDVLYAEGESAPKMMSVGLHCRVVGRPGRAASLMRFLDYIGKHERVWVPTRLQIAQHWHANLSHLADDAFDIG, encoded by the coding sequence ATGGCCGCGCCGGCCTACCCGCGCGACTTCCGCGGCTACGGGCGCAACCCGCCCGATCCGAAGTGGCCCGGCAACGCCCGGGTTGCGGTGCAGTTCGTGGTCAATTTCGAGGAAGGCGGCGAGAACAATGTTCTCGACGGCGATCGTGCCTCGGAGGCTTTTTTGTCAGACGTGCTGGGCGCACAGCCCTGGCCCGGACAGCGCCACGCCAACATCGAGTCGATGTTCGAATATGGCTCGCGCGCCGGCTGTTGGCGGCTGTGGCGAGCGTTCACCGAGCGCAATTTGCCGGTCACGGTGTTCGGCGTCGCCAAGGCGTTGCAGCGAAACCCCGACGTGGTTGCTGCCATGAAGGAGGCCGGCTGGGACATCGCCAGCCACAGCCTCAGATGGATCGAGCACAAGGACATGTCGGAGAACGAGGAGCGCACCGAGATCGCGGCGGCGATCCGCGTCCACACCGAGGCGACGGGGCAGCGCCCGCTCGGCTGGTACACCGGACGCACCTCGATCAACACGTTGCGGCTTCTGATGGAGGCCGGCGGTCTGCTTTACCTCAGCGACTCCTATGCCGATGACCTGCCGTACTGGATCAAGTCGCGGGGCTCCAAGCCGCATCTGGTCATCCCCTATACGCTCGACGCCAATGACATGCGGTTTGTCAACGCGCAGGGCTTTGGCGGCGGCGATGAATTCTTCACCTACCTCAAGGACAGTTTTGACGTTCTTTATGCGGAAGGCGAGAGCGCGCCGAAGATGATGTCGGTCGGCCTGCATTGCCGGGTCGTCGGCCGGCCCGGCCGCGCGGCCTCGCTGATGCGCTTCCTCGACTACATCGGAAAGCACGAGCGGGTCTGGGTGCCGACGCGGCTGCAGATCGCGCAGCACTGGCACGCTAACCTCTCGCATCTCGCCGATGACGCCTTCGATATCGGATGA
- a CDS encoding shikimate dehydrogenase family protein, producing the protein MRLPTGASRFVFIFAHPAGHVGAPRHYTPYFQGAGLDWHMVLLDIAPEHLSETIRTPAKSPSVAGFNLTMPHKPAAFALCDAVGPAAEFEGVVNTIRIEAGGRLVGESFDGGGFLNAAREEGIFDPDRRCVVIGAGGAGRAICHALAAAGVRRLRILNETLGPVEILARKLRSRFADIEISLDEKFDDAGLLVNATSLGLCETDALPMNPARLPDDCAVFDIIAARRTEFMQACAARGLKVVDGVAMIKHQLPLQTAFWRGES; encoded by the coding sequence ATGCGGCTTCCGACCGGTGCTTCACGATTTGTCTTCATCTTTGCCCATCCGGCCGGCCATGTCGGCGCGCCCCGCCACTACACGCCTTACTTTCAAGGCGCAGGGCTGGACTGGCACATGGTGCTGCTCGACATCGCGCCGGAACATCTTTCCGAAACAATCCGCACGCCCGCGAAATCGCCGAGCGTTGCCGGCTTCAATCTCACGATGCCGCACAAGCCGGCGGCGTTCGCGCTATGCGATGCGGTCGGGCCGGCCGCCGAGTTCGAAGGTGTCGTCAACACGATCCGGATCGAGGCCGGTGGACGGCTGGTCGGGGAATCCTTCGATGGCGGCGGCTTCCTGAATGCGGCGCGCGAGGAGGGGATATTCGATCCCGACCGCCGCTGCGTCGTGATCGGGGCGGGGGGAGCCGGCCGCGCGATCTGTCACGCGCTGGCTGCCGCAGGCGTGAGGCGGCTGCGAATCCTGAACGAAACGCTGGGGCCGGTCGAAATCCTCGCCCGAAAACTCCGCAGCCGTTTTGCCGATATCGAGATCAGCCTGGACGAGAAATTCGACGACGCCGGCCTGCTCGTCAACGCCACCTCACTCGGGCTTTGCGAGACGGACGCCCTGCCGATGAATCCCGCGCGGCTGCCGGATGATTGCGCCGTGTTCGATATCATCGCCGCCCGCCGGACCGAGTTCATGCAAGCTTGCGCCGCGCGTGGCCTGAAGGTAGTTGATGGCGTCGCAATGATCAAACATCAACTGCCCCTGCAGACCGCATTCTGGCGCGGCGAATCCTGA
- a CDS encoding FadR/GntR family transcriptional regulator, producing MPRDVELRQSNTHVAREIAKLIVSGTWQEGKTLPREIELASQFSVSRTSIRESLSTLKAKGLIAARQKAGTHVRERINWHMLDAELLEWTWALRPTEEFARQLTQVRRIVEPEACAICAERGSDADLARIERAYREMDAAGMDSRAYSEPDLRFHRGILTATGNDFLVAFGATVEAALRMSFELSTLNPGAPRKSLPYHRAILDEIWARNPDGARRAMHRLMDLTERNITSALSRRHGEAMAAADASREHDV from the coding sequence TTGCCCAGGGACGTCGAACTCCGCCAGTCCAACACCCACGTCGCGCGCGAAATCGCCAAGCTCATCGTCTCCGGCACATGGCAGGAGGGAAAGACGCTGCCGCGCGAGATCGAGCTCGCTTCCCAATTCAGCGTCAGCCGCACCTCGATCCGGGAATCGCTGTCCACCCTCAAGGCAAAGGGCCTGATTGCGGCGCGACAGAAGGCCGGTACCCATGTGCGCGAGCGGATCAACTGGCACATGCTGGATGCCGAGCTTCTGGAATGGACATGGGCACTGCGTCCGACGGAAGAGTTTGCTCGCCAGCTCACGCAGGTGCGCCGGATCGTCGAGCCGGAGGCTTGCGCGATCTGCGCCGAGCGCGGCTCGGACGCCGACCTCGCCCGGATCGAACGGGCCTATCGCGAGATGGACGCCGCCGGGATGGACAGCCGCGCCTATTCCGAGCCCGACCTTCGCTTCCATCGCGGCATCCTGACCGCGACCGGCAACGACTTTCTGGTCGCCTTCGGCGCTACGGTGGAAGCGGCGCTGCGCATGTCGTTCGAACTCTCGACGCTGAACCCCGGCGCGCCGCGCAAGAGCCTGCCCTATCACCGCGCCATCCTCGACGAGATATGGGCGCGAAATCCCGATGGCGCGCGGCGCGCGATGCACCGCCTGATGGACCTGACCGAGCGCAATATTACCTCGGCGCTGTCACGCCGGCATGGCGAAGCGATGGCGGCAGCGGATGCCAGCCGTGAACACGACGTGTAA
- a CDS encoding DUF2889 domain-containing protein, with the protein MSLENSKPSRRLMHRRSVECEGFLRNDGLWEVEAWLRDTKPFTQRADRFRGELKPGDPVHDIGLRLAIDDGMTIHEAEAMMRATPYPTCIEVEPILRRLIGERIGPGWRETVRRKIGRLETCTHLAELLGPAVTTLYQTMSYGRNPEGRDTLENQQNSGQRPFFIGGCHSWRTDGPVVAAMFPQFATKPAAKD; encoded by the coding sequence ATGTCTCTGGAAAACAGCAAGCCATCGCGCCGCCTGATGCACAGGCGGTCGGTCGAATGCGAAGGCTTTCTGCGGAACGACGGGCTCTGGGAAGTCGAGGCCTGGCTGCGGGATACCAAGCCTTTCACCCAGCGCGCCGATCGTTTCCGCGGCGAACTGAAACCGGGCGATCCCGTCCACGACATCGGCCTGCGGCTTGCGATCGACGACGGCATGACCATCCACGAGGCGGAGGCGATGATGCGCGCCACGCCCTATCCGACCTGCATCGAGGTCGAGCCGATCCTGCGGCGTCTGATCGGCGAGCGAATAGGCCCGGGCTGGCGCGAGACGGTGCGGCGCAAGATCGGCCGGCTCGAGACCTGCACGCATCTCGCCGAATTGCTCGGTCCTGCCGTGACCACGCTGTATCAGACCATGTCCTATGGCAGGAATCCGGAAGGCCGCGATACGCTGGAGAACCAGCAGAACTCCGGCCAACGTCCATTCTTCATCGGCGGCTGCCATTCCTGGCGGACCGACGGCCCCGTTGTCGCGGCGATGTTTCCGCAGTTCGCGACCAAGCCGGCGGCGAAAGATTAG